CAAGCCAACCGCTGCTCGGTTGTTCTTACTCCCGATAACCGTTTGCAGGTCCGCCTGCACGAACCGCTTGCTTCCATCGCCTGCGGACAAGCCGCGGCATTCTATCGGGGCGATATCGTATTGGGCGGAGGGATTATTGATAGAGTGGGGGAGTGACGTGCAGGGAAATATGACCGTCCGTATCGGCTTACGTGTACGGTTATGTAAAGCGATGCGAGCGGTCGTATCGGTTGATGTGGGCAGTTGTGTTTAAGCGCATGCCTGTTTATTGGTTTTTACGGGTGTTGATAGGGATATAAATCGTGCCTGTTTTATAGTTTCTTCAGCGTCTGCTCCACCTTCTCGAAGAAGAGCGAGATGTGTGCTCCGTCGGCAAAGGCATGGCTTACGGTCAGGGCTATCGGCATGTAGAGGCGGCCTGCACGGGTGATTGCCTTGCCTGCATTCATCAGCGGATAGTCTAAGGGATGTCCTACGGATTGCTGCGTATAAGTAGGGATATTCAGTAAATATCCTTAAATCCGCAACTCCATTCCCGAAGTGCTACCTACATAAAGAGAAATGGACTTTTGATTCGTAAGATAACCATTAAGTCCTCGCGTCCGTTTCAATGCGCATACCATCCCCTTACCCCATAAAGCGACTTGAGGCAATACGCAATCAGTGGCCATCAAGTGATGTAAATCATCCGGAAGAAGTTTTGAAGGCTTCTGCATATGCATGGTTGTCGGTGTAGATATTCAGCACACATTGCCTTGCGGTCTTAATCCACTTGGCAGGTACTGAAATGAATTTGAAGACAAACGTCTTGATACGGCTGGTTTCCTTGAGCCCGAACTTCTTCACTTCAATCCTTTGCATGATGGCCTTGTAGAAATTGCGTATCAGTGCCGTCAGGAGCAGGAACACGGTATTTTCCGCCATGAAGGATTTAGGCAGTCTGTCCCATCCAAACCCATTGTTCATGTCATCAAAGACGCGTTCCTTGCCACCGCGCATGTTATAGAACTCCACGATGTCCCTCATGGATGATTCGTAATCGTTGGTCAGGATGCAGCGGTATGTATATTCCCCCTCCCACAGGTCCGGTCCACTGCCCATGCGTCTCTGTCTCTGGATTACCAGGCGATACGGTTTGCCCTTCCACTTCTCAACGAGAATGGAGTTCAACTCAAACACGATGCCGTTTATCTCTTCCTTCTTCCACCCTCTGAGCGCGAAGATGTCATCATAGAGCGAGCAGCAGCGGTTGGCGCGTATGTAGAATGTCCTGCAATGCTTCCTGACCTCATCCACAATGTCTTCAGAGCATGAGCCGCAGTCGGCCCTGAAGCGTTTGACTGTCAGCTTCTTCTCTTCAAGTCTCTCCAAAATCCTCTTTAGCGTGTCCTTCTGGTGAAAGCGTACATTGGTGTTGCCGTCGCTGTTCTCTATGCCGACAATCATGTCGCCGATAACGGCCACACCGGACCTGTAACCAAGAAATTTCTTGTACGTGGGCTTTGCATCGTACTTCTCCGCCTCAATGAACTGGTGGTCAAAGTCAACGTCATACTCCCCGCCCTCTTTCAACTGCCCTGTGGACAACAGGCAATTCAGGAGCAATGTGTTGAGTGTGTCTGCCGTATTGAAATCATAGGACTTTCCGGCATCAGACGTGTATGAGATGTTTTCCCGGGTCAGTTCGTTTATTGCCCTAAGGATGGTGTCGGCGCTACAGGTGCGGAGTGTGGGGTGAAGGGAAAGATGACTCATTAAGTGGGCGGTGACATCCTCAACGCAAGAACCGCCGCAGAAGTAAACGCATAGGAGGGAGCGGATGATTTCGCTGTATTGATAACCATAGAGTTTGCATCTCAACCCAAGTGTTGAGTCAATTGTAGAGGAGAGAAGGGAGGTAAATTGCTCCATGATTGGAAATATGCCTCCAAAAGGAGTGAGTCTTTCGGATTTTATTGCTACCTTTGCCATGCCTGTTGCGGTTTTCTTTGTCTTTGGATTCGCAACACTAAGGTAAGTGAAAACGCTGACATGGCAAAAACCTGGGCAACAAAATGTTGCTCAGGAACTTATAAAAATAATTATCAATTATGTTGCGGAATTAAGGAATATAACAAAATTAGCCAACTAATTCATACACAATGTATTGCGAATTAGTTGGCTTTTTTGTATCTTTAGATATTCCCCCGAAAATAAGGTTTGGCAGCCAAAACGGGGGAAATACCCCAACAAAGATATGGCTAAGATACAAAATATTTCGGAAATACAGCCCACTTTGGGCTTTACAGAATTTGATGTTCTGGAAAAATATCGCAAGAGTTTTCATGAGAGTGAACTGGGCAGGCTTCACTCAGTTTTCCCGTTTGACCGTATGGCAAAAGCCATAGGCTTGTCGGAACATCGTCTTGGACGCAGGAACATTTTTAGCCCTCTGGCAAAGATTGCCCTTATGGTCCTGAAAGCCTACACCGGATTCTCCGACAGACAGCTGGTGGAACATCTCAACGGCAACCTCCACTACCAGATGTTCTGCGGAATCATGATAGATCCGGCCTTTCCCATAACCAACTACAAGATAGTCAGTGCCATCCGCAATGAGATAGCATCCCGTCTTGATATTGACTCCCTTCAGGAGATACTGGCCTCCCACTGGAAACCATATCTTGAGAACCTTCACGTGTGCATGACTGATGCCACGTGTTATGAAAGTCACATGCGTTTTCCAACAGACATGAAACTGCTTTGGGAAAGTATTGAATGGCTTTACAGGCATATCTGCCGGCATTGTATGGATCTTGGGATAAGGCGTCCCCGTAACAAATATGCGGATGTGTCAGAGTCCTATCTTTCATACTGCAAGAAAAGAAAGAGGAAAGCTTCAAGAACACGGATGCTCAAGCGCCGTATGATCAGACTCCTTGAAAAGCTCATCGTACAGAGGGATGAGATTCATAAGGAGTACGGGAGATCACTCAGATATACACAGGATTATCAGAAACGCCTTTCCATAATCAGAAAGGTTCTTGTACAGGAGAAGGAACTGTTTGAAGGCAGGAAGGTCAATGACCGCATCGTCAGCATCGACCGTCATTACGTACGTCCTATCGTAAGAGGCAAGGAAACAAAGTCTGTTGAATTCGGTGCAAAGGTTAACAACATACAGATAGACGGTATATCGTTTATCGAACACCTCTCGTTCAAGGCATTCAATGAGGGAATACGGCTGAAGGGCTGTATCCGTATGCAACAGAAACTCATGAATGTCAGGGTTAGATGTGCGGCTGGAGATTCCATATATGCCAACAATGCAAATAGAAGGTTCTGTACAAAATATGGTATATCCACTTCCTTTGTACGCAAGGGAAGGGCGGCAAAGGATGAACCCTTGAGAAAGGTTCTCAGAAGTGAACTCTCCAAAGAAAGGGCCACCCGGCTTGAAGGAAGCTTCGGTACTCAAAAGCAACACTACTCACTCGCAAGAATAAAGGCCAGGAACAGGAAGACTGAAATCCTTTGGATTTTCTTCGGAATACATACGGCAAATGCCGTACTGATGATAGACAAGGTCACGAGCAGAACAGCTAAAGCGGCATGACATGAATTTACAGACAGGAGCAGAAGAGGTCATCAGACTTCTTCCGGAACATCATGTCCAACAGATAGGATTATATGAAAAAACACAGAAAAAGGGCAATAATAATGGCATATAAAGTGATTATACTCTATCGACTTTATATGCCATCTTACTTTTTAGGGACATTTACTGAATATCCCTAAGTAATCGAGGTGAAATACAGCTTCGGTGTGGCACTGAGCAGGAAGACATCGAAATCCCCCTGCTGGGCTATCTGCTTGTCTGTTCCATACGGGTCTCCGTCTTCGGGAATAGATGTGATGATGCGCCGTGCTTCGCGGTAGAACGTATCGAAGTCGGGATGATAGGGGATACGTACGGTATAGAACGTACGTCCGGGTACGGCAATGGGGGTAATCACATCCACCGTATCATGCAGAACCACTTGCCCGTTCTTGTCCCAACGGTACCGTAACTCCTTGATTTCGTTCACCGCCCGTACGATGGCGTACAGGTAGTAAAGGAAGAACGAATGTCCTTGTGCCTTGGCATGGGCGTATGCTTCGGTGCAGTCCGCCTCGCTTGTTACGGCAATCCATGAGTTGGCGAATCCGCGGAAGAAGTTGTAGTTGTCCTTCCGTTCCCAGGTGTCGATGTGGATGATGTGTTTCATTTGTTTTTTAAAGTTTGTCTGCTGCAGTGCGGATACGTTCTGACAGGTCGAATAAAGCGTTCCGTAATTGTTCTTGTTCTTCGGGCGTAAACCCTCCTTTACCTCCGTTTCCGTCAATACCGTCTAATTTGTGATATAGCCACGAAGAAGATTTGCCAAAATAGTTAC
The Phocaeicola salanitronis DSM 18170 genome window above contains:
- a CDS encoding DUF5053 domain-containing protein; the encoded protein is METIVKENRTELATDVKAKLSDILMLVTWRDIARNYFGKSSSWLYHKLDGIDGNGGKGGFTPEEQEQLRNALFDLSERIRTAADKL
- a CDS encoding IS1380-like element IS615 family transposase, coding for MAKVAIKSERLTPFGGIFPIMEQFTSLLSSTIDSTLGLRCKLYGYQYSEIIRSLLCVYFCGGSCVEDVTAHLMSHLSLHPTLRTCSADTILRAINELTRENISYTSDAGKSYDFNTADTLNTLLLNCLLSTGQLKEGGEYDVDFDHQFIEAEKYDAKPTYKKFLGYRSGVAVIGDMIVGIENSDGNTNVRFHQKDTLKRILERLEEKKLTVKRFRADCGSCSEDIVDEVRKHCRTFYIRANRCCSLYDDIFALRGWKKEEINGIVFELNSILVEKWKGKPYRLVIQRQRRMGSGPDLWEGEYTYRCILTNDYESSMRDIVEFYNMRGGKERVFDDMNNGFGWDRLPKSFMAENTVFLLLTALIRNFYKAIMQRIEVKKFGLKETSRIKTFVFKFISVPAKWIKTARQCVLNIYTDNHAYAEAFKTSSG
- a CDS encoding transposase, whose product is MAKIQNISEIQPTLGFTEFDVLEKYRKSFHESELGRLHSVFPFDRMAKAIGLSEHRLGRRNIFSPLAKIALMVLKAYTGFSDRQLVEHLNGNLHYQMFCGIMIDPAFPITNYKIVSAIRNEIASRLDIDSLQEILASHWKPYLENLHVCMTDATCYESHMRFPTDMKLLWESIEWLYRHICRHCMDLGIRRPRNKYADVSESYLSYCKKRKRKASRTRMLKRRMIRLLEKLIVQRDEIHKEYGRSLRYTQDYQKRLSIIRKVLVQEKELFEGRKVNDRIVSIDRHYVRPIVRGKETKSVEFGAKVNNIQIDGISFIEHLSFKAFNEGIRLKGCIRMQQKLMNVRVRCAAGDSIYANNANRRFCTKYGISTSFVRKGRAAKDEPLRKVLRSELSKERATRLEGSFGTQKQHYSLARIKARNRKTEILWIFFGIHTANAVLMIDKVTSRTAKAA